A window of bacterium genomic DNA:
GCCCCACACGCACCACGGGGACAGGTGCCTCAGGCGAAATACGATCCACGGAACCGTGAATATATTTATCCAGCATCAGATCACCAACGACCAGTATCCGCTGGCCTGCAAACAATTTCGCCAACTGCTTTGCGCGTTCAATATTCATTTCCCTGTTCCTCGCTTGCCCGTGGTGGGCGGAATAGCCCACCAGTCCTTAACGCTCGCTTCATCCCCTTCCCATACCCCTCGGTAGTCAACCTCAAGATAGGGATTTTCGGGCGCCGTCACCCACATCCGCCGCATCAACCGCCCCTTGATGCCCCCCTCTCGGAACACAGTTCTGGCCGATACTTCGAAAATCTTCAGATGCCGCTCACCCAGTAGTACAGGCCGCATACTCAGACTCAAGCCATCCACTCCCGACAGACGCTCACCATCCGGACTGCTCCATAACACCGCACTATCGGTCACATCCAGACTCATCAGTTTGGGATCATCTGAAAACAGAGCCACCGTGTCACGCACATCCGTTAACGTCGCAAGTTTTGAGAATGAAGCCGGGACCCAGCCATCTGCAATTTTGACCAATTCCAGGCGTAAGCCTCGAAGGGATAATTGAACTCCGCCCCCCCATCGGTACCCCATCTGGATTTCCCGGGCCTTGAAACTTCCCAGAGGGGTCGTGGTAGGTTTGGTCTGCACATCGGTCAAAACCAGATCCAAGGGGGCCACCAACTGAGCTCCACCAATGGACAAATCCAGTCCCGTCTGTTTTTGTAAATAGCTCGCTACCAGGTCACTGCCCACTTTGGTCTGGATCCCGAAAACCGCCATGGCAATCACAATCGCAACACTCAGCCCTGATATCATCAAACACCCGGCCGCTCTCGGCGGAGGGCGGTTGGATTGCGGCTTTACCTGCTTGACCTCCTCATCCCAGTCAGTCGTTGCCGGACTCATCAAGTTCCTTTCGTTTACGCGGGCCAAACAGAAGGGTTCCCACGCGTATCCAAGTGGCCCCCTCTTCAATCGCCACTTCAAAATCGTGCGACATCCCCATGGATAACTCGGGCAAATTCAAGCCCGTTACCGTCTGCATACGGTTCCGAAGCTCCCTTAGCGCGCAAAAAAAAGGTCGCGCCTTCTCAGGATTTTCAGCAATGGGCGGAATCGTCATCAACCCGACAATCTTTACTCGGAACAACCGATTGGCTGCTTCCAGGGTTTCTTCCACCTGCACGGGCGACATCCCGAACTTACTCCGCTCACCAGATACATTGACTTCGAGACAGACCGGCAACGAACGCCCATCATCGGCCGCACACCGATCAAGCGTCTCCAGCATGCGAAGCGAATCCACGGAATGGATCATCTCGAACAGGTGAACCGCCTCACGCGCCTTATTTGATTGAAGGTGGCCGATCAGATGCCAGTGAATGCGACTGGGGCACAGGGGAATCTTGCCGCGCGCCTCTTGAACGCGATTCTCGCCAAACGTCTCAATCCCCAACGCAGCCACGGCCGCAATATCATCTGGATGCTGTGTCTTCGACACGGCCAGCAATTGCACCGAGGCCGGATCCCGCCCAGCCCTGCCACAGGCCGAGTTCATCCGCCGCACAATGCCTTCATATCGATTTTCCAATGCCGAACTCATAAGTTGTTTATCCTTACTATTTTTAAGCGCTCATCACAAGTTCATTCAAAATTCACCAGTCACTCCCCGGACTTTCTCCTTGAGGCGGTCTTCAATGACGGGTATATTCCCCGCGTACAGAGAGAGCAATTATGGTGTCACAAGGTTTACATTTAAGTCAGGAGATGCGCCTTCACATGGTGTTGGCGCCCCAGTTACGTCAATCCCTGGAAATGCTTCAGGCTCCCGTACTTGAACTGCGCGCCATGATTCAGGCGGAATTGAACAGTAATCCCACCCTCGAAGAGCTCCCCGCAGATACCCCTCAGGTTGAAGTTGAAAAAGTAAATACGGAACTCGAAGACCATAAGTCCATGGATTTCCGCAAGGAGTTTGAAATTCTGGTGCGACTAGATGACGAGTGGAAGGATTACTTTTTCCAGGAACGGGAGCGTAATTCCTATTCCGCCCATAGCGAGGAAAAGCGGGACTACCTCTACGATTCCATCACCCAAACCCAGTCCCTTCAAGAACATCTCCTCCATCAACTC
This region includes:
- a CDS encoding D-glycero-beta-D-manno-heptose-7-phosphate kinase, with the translated sequence MNIERAKQLAKLFAGQRILVVGDLMLDKYIHGSVDRISPEAPVPVVRVG
- a CDS encoding YggS family pyridoxal phosphate-dependent enzyme; amino-acid sequence: MSSALENRYEGIVRRMNSACGRAGRDPASVQLLAVSKTQHPDDIAAVAALGIETFGENRVQEARGKIPLCPSRIHWHLIGHLQSNKAREAVHLFEMIHSVDSLRMLETLDRCAADDGRSLPVCLEVNVSGERSKFGMSPVQVEETLEAANRLFRVKIVGLMTIPPIAENPEKARPFFCALRELRNRMQTVTGLNLPELSMGMSHDFEVAIEEGATWIRVGTLLFGPRKRKELDESGND